The following nucleotide sequence is from Deltaproteobacteria bacterium.
TCCGCTTTCACACACGCCGCGCGCGCGAGTGACAGCCTACCCTCACTCCAATCCGGGTGCCGCTCAAACAACAACTCAGCAATCGCCAGTGCGACCGCCGCATCGCCGAGAAACTCGAGCCGCTCGCTCGCACACGCGTTGTCGGTACGTGGCACCGACGCATGCGTCAGGGCCTGCCGCAGGAGACTGTCGTCTTGAAACACGTGGCCGATCCGTTCCGCCACGCGTTGAAGCGATGTCTCACCTTCAGAGTCCGACGTGCACATGCCTGGTCTCTTCAACGTGCGTACTGCGGACCACTGCGCGCTCGATCCATCCGCCGCCAACGACGCGCTCGCCATCATACAGCACCGCCGCCTGCCCTGGCGTGATCGCCACGAGCCCGCGTGGCGCACTGACGGTGAACGCGTGATCCGTCGCGCTCTCAACTTGAACCACCGTCGGCTCGAAACGCGAGCGTATTTTCACGCTCAACATCGCACCCGGCAATGGCGGGGTCCCGCTGATCCACACCGCTTGCGTCGCGCTCAACCCAATCGCCGCGGTCGCTTCACGTGGTCCGACGTGAACCACGCGGTCGGCCGGATCGATGCGCGTGACGTACAGCGGACGGCCCGCGTTCAGCCCCAACGCCCGTCGCTGCCCCACCGTGAAGCGGTGAATGCCCTCATGCTGTCCCACCACCGCACCGGTTTCATCGACGATCGCACCGCCACGAATCGCCGGCGCGCGCTGCGCCACGAACGACACGTACTCCCGGCGCGGCGCAAAACAGACTTCCTGACTCTCAGGCTTTGCCGCCACGCTCAACCCGAGCGCTTCAGCCCTGCGGCGCACCTCGCTCTTCGTCAAATCGCCGACGGGAAAGATGGTGCGCGATAGCACGTCTGGGGTCAGCGCGAACAGAAAGTACGACTGATCTTTCGCCGCGTCGTTCGCTCGCCACAACTGCGAACGATCACCCTCTGCACCGTGCGTCACGCGCGCATAATGCCCGGTCGCGACCCAGGTGGCGCCGAGCTCGCGGGCACGCTCCCAAAATGCGCCGAACTTGACGAATTGATTGCAGCGCACGCACGGATTCGGCGTGCGACCGGCCACGTACTCCGCCACAAACGGATCGACGACCGCGGCCGCAAACTGGCGCTGGAAATCCATGACATAGAATGGAATGCCGAGTTGCGATGCGACACCACGAGCATCGAGGAAATCGTCGAGGGTGCAACAGCCGCTGGCCGACGCGCCGTCCTCGCCAGCCCACAGGCGCATCGCCACACCGATCACGTCGTACCCCTGCTCCACCAGTAATGCGGCCGCAACCGAGCTGTCGACGCCGCCGCTCATCCCAACCACCACGCGCGGCCCCTTAGGCATAGGCCACCGCGCGCGGCACACGGCGCACTTGAGCGACGAGGGCGGCAACCACGTCGATGGCTCGATCGATCTCGCCGACCGTCGTTTCCCGCCCTAGGCTGAACCGCACACCATCGCGCGCTTCGTCATCGGTCAAGCCGAGCGCGCGCAGGACGTGCGACGGCTCGGCCGCGCCCGCCGCGCACGCCGAGCCGGTCGAGATCGCCACGTCCTCAATGTCCGCCCCCGCCACCAGGGCTTCCCCGCGCACACCCGCGATGCACACGTTAAGCGTATTGGGCAGACAGTAATCGCGCGGGCTGTTGCGCCGCACGTCACCGATCGCCGTCGCCAGCCCTTCCCACAAACGTTCCCGCAGCTCGGTCGTACGCGTACACGTCACGTCATCCGCCACGGCAACCCCGCACGCCGCGCCGAATCCAACGATGCCGGTTACGTTCTCGGTGCCTGAGCGCCGCCCGCGCTCCTGACCACCGCCGAACACTCGCGGCTCCAGCGCGACACCTCCGCGCACCCACAACGCACCCACACCCTTGGGGCCGCCAAGTTTGTGTGCCGAGAGCGAGAGCAAATCCGTTTCCTCCGCGACCACGGGAATCTTGCCGACCGCCTGTACCGCATCGACGTGGAGCAGAGCTCCGGCGGCACGACAAAGCGCGGCAATCTCTGCGATCGGCTGGATCGTCCCGATCTCGTTGTTCGCCCACCCCACGCTCACGAGCGCAACGCGATGCTGAAGCGCTGTGCGTAGTCCATCGAGATCGACCCGCCCAGTTCGATCAACACCGATACGGTGAACCGGGCGCCCGTCTGCTTCCAATCGAGTCGCCGACGCGAGCACCGACGAGTGCTCGATCGTCGTCGTAACCAGGGCACCATCCCTCGCCGTCGCCACTCCGAACAGCGCGAGCACTCCGAAGAGCGCCAAATTGTTGGCTTCGGTCCCGCCGCCGGTGAAGACGATCTCGCTCGCCCGTGCACCAATGAGTCGCGCGACCTGCGCACGCGCGTTCTCCACCGCGACACGGGCACGCGAGCCGAGTCGATGCACGCTCGATGGGTTGCCGAACTCCGCCCCGAGGTACGGCAGCATGGCGGCGCGCGCCTCGGGACAAAGCGGCGTAGTGGCGTTGTAGTCCAGGTAAATCACGGTCGAGCCGATGCTACTCCGCGCCCTGGCCGGCCTTCTGCGAGCGGCGGTGGCGCTTGCCATCCTTGTAGAGCTTGTACTCCATGCTGTCGACCAACGCCTGCCAACTCGCCTCGATCACGTTGGGCGACACCCCCACCGTGCCCCAGCGCTCGTGCTCGTCGCCCGACTCGATCAACACCCGCACGCTCGCGGTCGTACCGGTGCCCGAACTGAGCACTCGCACCTTGTAGTCGAGGAGCTTCATCTGATCGATTTGCGGATAAAACTTCGTCAACGCTTTCCGCAGCGCCTTGTCGAGCGCATTCACCGGGCCAT
It contains:
- the mnmA gene encoding tRNA 2-thiouridine(34) synthase MnmA yields the protein MPKGPRVVVGMSGGVDSSVAAALLVEQGYDVIGVAMRLWAGEDGASASGCCTLDDFLDARGVASQLGIPFYVMDFQRQFAAAVVDPFVAEYVAGRTPNPCVRCNQFVKFGAFWERARELGATWVATGHYARVTHGAEGDRSQLWRANDAAKDQSYFLFALTPDVLSRTIFPVGDLTKSEVRRRAEALGLSVAAKPESQEVCFAPRREYVSFVAQRAPAIRGGAIVDETGAVVGQHEGIHRFTVGQRRALGLNAGRPLYVTRIDPADRVVHVGPREATAAIGLSATQAVWISGTPPLPGAMLSVKIRSRFEPTVVQVESATDHAFTVSAPRGLVAITPGQAAVLYDGERVVGGGWIERAVVRSTHVEETRHVHVGL
- a CDS encoding cysteine desulfurase — translated: MASATAARRRPARARSSIGSTVIYLDYNATTPLCPEARAAMLPYLGAEFGNPSSVHRLGSRARVAVENARAQVARLIGARASEIVFTGGGTEANNLALFGVLALFGVATARDGALVTTTIEHSSVLASATRLEADGRPVHRIGVDRTGRVDLDGLRTALQHRVALVSVGWANNEIGTIQPIAEIAALCRAAGALLHVDAVQAVGKIPVVAEETDLLSLSAHKLGGPKGVGALWVRGGVALEPRVFGGGQERGRRSGTENVTGIVGFGAACGVAVADDVTCTRTTELRERLWEGLATAIGDVRRNSPRDYCLPNTLNVCIAGVRGEALVAGADIEDVAISTGSACAAGAAEPSHVLRALGLTDDEARDGVRFSLGRETTVGEIDRAIDVVAALVAQVRRVPRAVAYA